AggcttagctttactcactattCTTGATTTACTAGTTAGAGTCATGCCCTCAAGAtttaccgaggtgccctagtgacaggggtaaaccgtgGCAGGACTTCTTAGGGCATTACCCTATTCTGGCGCTTAAGAATACCTGCTTAGCTTCCGGCAATAGCATGAATAAGGACAGCGAGAGTAAGATAAACCgagacacatcaatactaccacgACGAAACCGACCCCCTAGAACTCCTCATCACCAAGTGAATATTTCGACCTTGCGACTCTCGACTCTCTCCCTCGACCTTTCTTTTTCCTCAGCCTGTTCAAgaccattggtagtctagctaaccataagtgaacgattgctagtgcttatagccagtccctgtgggatcgatatttttattactgacaatgaatccgtgcacttgcgaaagcgtaacaagtttttggtgccgTTACTGGGGACTGCGTCCATAACACTAGCTAAGccatattggattagactaggcttgttttctttattccctgcataaaaaaaattctactaACAATAAAATATTTTCACTCTTCTTCCCTACTGCattcattttttcttttttttttgctgtCATATTTTCTATCTTGTTCACTTTTCTTTTGCATGCGTAGAGCTAACCTTTCAGGACAGCTGCTACCATTTGATCTAGAGATTGACAGGACCTTTCTGAGGAGAAGAAATTTACTGAAAGCTTTCCAAGAAGCAAAAGAATCCTCAGGAATGATCGATAAACCGTTGAAAGATTATGTGACACCATGTGCACGAGGGGTCTGATCCAGTATCACCCGACCACCCATCGATGCTGACAAATTTGAGATCAAGCCCGTAGTAATCCACATGGTCCAGCAAAATCAATTCGGAGGAGGACCACACGAAGACCCGAATCATCATCTAGAGCTATTTTATGAAATCTGTGGCACGATGAAGGTGAATGAGGTTCCTCCAGAATCGGTGAGACTGCTTCTTTTCGGATTTTCTCTAAAAGGAAGGGCCAAGCAGTGGCTGAATTCTCTACTACAGATAGCATATCatcttgggagcaatgtgagcagaAATTCTTAGACAAATTCTACCCCCCAAGCAAGACTGCCCACATGAGGAACCTAATTGCCAGCTTCAAGAAGATAGACTCAGAATCCCTATTTGAAGCCTGGGATCGATTCGAGAGCATGCTGAgatagtgcccccatcatggccttgagaagtggctggttctacacaccttctacaatggaataaattatcacacgaaggtatcatTGGATTCTGCAGCAGGAGGAGTACTGATGAACAAAAGCCTTGATGAAGCTAAAGAGATAATAGAGAATGTGGCACTAAACCACCATCAGTGGACATCTGAAAGATCTAGCGGTGTTTTTTCAGGAAATCAGATGAAGGTGTCAGGGAAATTCGAGGTGGATGCATTCACACTCATGTCTGTGAAGCTGGACGCCCTGACTAAGAAATTTGAAGCCATAGGTAGCAACACAGCTAATGCAATAGTTTGTGCTTGCGACATCTACGGAAGTGCTGACCACGCTCAAGACACTTGCTCCCTTGGGCCAATGCAAGTATAAATAAACCATCttgagcaatgtgatgcaataACAAGATACAATCAGAGGCAAAACAAttcgtactccaacacatacaaccctggatggaggaaCCACCCCAACTTTTCATATCGAAATAATCAGGACCAGGGGCTAGCACATCAAACCTACCAACCTAGACAGCAAACTCATCAACATCAGCAACCTACGCAGCTGTCTAGGATTGCaaagatgcttgaggaagctCTCTTGGAGCAAAAGGAGATGAGGAGCAAGATCAAACAACTGACTCAGAGGCTGGAGAACTCAGAAAAACACCACAAGATGCAAGATAGCCAGATAGGCCAGATAGCTTAGCTCGTTTTAAGAGCACAGGGTACATTCCTAGGGAAACCAGATTTAAATCCGGTGGAACATTGCAATCGCATTGAGCTGCGGAGCGGACGTACTGTGGGAAACCCTCAAATCATTACTCAGATGGAGCTTGACTCAGAAAAGGAACCCACTCTCTTAATGGCCAATCAGACTCaaaacaaggatggagaagagggtACTAAAAAGGTTAGAGAAGCTTTTCATACTACCCCACAGAATCAGATGAATCTGTTTCCTCAGAAGCTTATAGcatcccaaaaggatgaagagttccacCAGTTTCTGAAAAAGGTTAAAGAGATTTGCGTTGAAGTACCACTGTTAGATGCGTTGCACCAGATGCCAAAGTTCAcaaaatttttaaagggaatCTTATCCAATAGAAGGCAAAAAGGTAACTTCGAGACCATATCATTGCCAGAAGGTTGTAGTGCTCTTTTTATGGCGAACTCCCCACCAAAACTTCAGGATCCAGGAAGTTTCTCCATACCGTGCAAAATTAGTTCTGAACTCATACCGAGAGCCTTCTGCGATTTGGGGGCTAGTGTCAGCCTACTCCTGTACTCTCTATGCAAGAAGTTGGGACTCCAGAgcattaaactgactactatgaCACTACAGTTGGCTGACCATTCGtgtagatacccaatgggtatagtggaagacgtgccagtagaagTGGGGGTTTGCGTCATCCCCACGGACTTCATCATTATGGATATGAAGGAGGACCCCAAAataccgatcatccttggaagaccgTTCCTCGCCACGGCAGGAACCCTCATTGATGTGAAGAATCACAAACTATCATTGGAGATCGGTAAGGAAAGAATTGAATTTGATTTGTCCAACCCTTCTAACTGCGTCTCCTTTTCTTAGGGAAATTCTAGTAGGATAGATGCACGCAAGGCCAAGGAGTGCATCTTTCGAGAAAGTTCCCCTCCCACGGACGACAAGAAGTATATATGTCCTGCATGAGCAAAGCTAAAGATGCAGACTGGAAcactaaccctaggaggagagccgtgcttccatgggtttagcCCGCACTGACCGgaacggggtcgagctaaagacctaaaacaagcgcttattgggaggcaacccaagggttttcccTTTTCATTCTAGTTTATCATGTGTTTTGTTTCTTTGATAAGTTTAGTCGAGTGTTTTttttttgattgttccttttcaGGATGTGCATGGCCTCCACGAGCTGGTCGTGTGCAGTTCATGGGAGTGAGGAGGAGCTGAAATAACGAAAGACGAGTCATCCTGAGCTAAAAGGAGGTGGTCGTGCAACCTGGCACGGTCGTGCGTAGCCAATAGAGGAGAAAAAGCCACAGGTCGTGCCACTCGGCACGGTTGTGTGGCCTGAGCTGAGAAGAAAAGGGGGCTAGCCGTGCCATCAGGCACGGCCATGTGGGGAAACCAGAGGCAAAGGAGATTTGGGTCGTGCACTCGGCACGGTCGTGTGCCTACAGCCgataggagaaagaaggaggtcgTGCCATTCGGCACGGCCGTGTAGTACCCGATTTAACCTGGCCGTGTCTATAAGACGCGGTCGTGCCCCAGCCCGTGCGGCGCCACCACACCTCTAAGAAACCCTAACCTCTACTTCCTCCTCCCCCAAAACTCTCTCCCTCCACATCATACCTCGACCAACCCTAATTTCTCCCTCTAGAGTCCACTTTTCCTTAGATCTACATCTACATCTAACACATTCCCAAGCCAAAACTTTGGAAAAAGAAGTTAATCCCCTATTCCTTCTCTCCCCTGCTCTTATCCTCAAGGACTCATCTCCACTGAATTCTAAGCTCGCCATGtcgcagatcttgaagagacttcgtcgagAAAGTGGTGGATCTGGAGAAGGAGATGCACCGGGAGgtgacaaaggcaaagggaaagtGTCATCATCAaaaggcaaagggaagagagTAGCACGTGATGAAGGTAACGAAAATACATTTAATATTATCTTTAGAAATCAAGATaaaaaagctagatatgataaccTTGTCGCTAGGAAAATTGTATGCACGAAATATATGGATCCTGCCACtatggatatgctaggaattagggatgatattgattggatgattagctctttagattggaatgatataatGTACTGTCATGCACTGACTTACCCTCATCTAGTCCTCAAATTTTTGAGTTCGCTTGATGTTAAATATTCATCTGAAGAGGACTACATAGGGctcataacttttaggatgatgaacaaagaagttcgatggacttttaatgattttaattattgttttgGTTTACCTAATGGAGGTGCTCGAGGATTTGATAGTGGGATTAGATGGAATAAATTTTGGAGGTCGATAACTAGATCGAAtgacccttatgaaccctctagagccaaggcatcccgcatgcaaaacccgacctttagatacatGCACAGAGTGATGAGCAAGAcaatctttggtcgaggagataGTGACGGGGTGATTAAAAAGGTTgaactctattctctttgggcaATGTTGAAGAAAGTTGATTTCGATTCCGGATTCCATTTCCTGCAAACCTTAGTAAGGGCAGCTAGGGCATCTTCAGGGACAAttgtgtttggtggattgattacTCCAATAGCACATAATTTAGGTTGTGAGCTTGATGAATTAGaggttattcatggcaatgacaagatcgacatcgattcttgtcttgcaatgaagatgatttgtcgggatgagaacggGTTTGCCTTTCCTAGGGCCTTTGGTTTCCCTCTACCCCTTCCTTATCCCGAGCATACTTCAGTTCGCAATCCTGCaaattgggtaatcactgatcTAGCCCCCGAGAATATACCTTCCATAGTAGAAGAGCCCGAGTACCACCAGGAACCCCCGTCATCAGGTTTCCCACAGCCTTCCAGACATCcggaacctcctaggcactcttttgcctatagCATGGGACCCTCTagttttgatttttctgacttccgtACCTCTTTAGAATCCCTTCACGAGAAGCACAATGCCCAACAACagttgttggagggtcgcttcaagcTTTTTGACGACCAATTTAGGAAGGTGCgagatcattttcagttcactaGAGACTTTCATAGTCAGGTGACGGGTTCGTACAAGATTATGAGGTGGACCAGGAGAGAATGAGGAACTTTAtagatgatatggatatcactcgACAACAAGTAGACACTTTGTATCAATATCATCAGCACATAGGCCATCTCCCTGGTTTTCCTATATTTCCATCGGGGCCACATCAAGGACCTCCTTATCCCCCACTCTCGTcaccattttgatttcatcgaggcaatgaaaagtctaagtcaGGGGGCGGGGGGAGGGGGGTGTTGCTGCACAACCTGAGTTTGGTTGAGAGTCTTTCTTTTggttttgcatattttatttgcTTTCTTTTATTTGTCTAGCTAGTTTTATCTATTTGCATTTTATTCTGTTTGCACATTATTTGTATTTTCTTATAtgtggcatatttgagaacatcaaccgTCTACTTTTTCGGCCacttgtccaatagcaaaatGTCTTGCATCTTCTTAGTTCATGAGTGGTCCAGATTGTGTTAATATGTttagtgtatctcctttctctatctttagtagcatgaaataagctaagtattgtacgaagttcagtataagtttttggcctaaccttaaggacttattttcactacacttaagtacttaagcttgaatggtagacatacttttgaaatagttatgattcatccaaattgtttggtacttgtgttcccatggtgattccttacttacattttggttactggataatctcggatcatggaagctcattcagaaaaatctaaatcccaacatatgcatcgcatgtgtaataagtgctacacctctatagcactatatatataaaaaaagaaaaaaagggaaaaaaataaaaaaaataataagggataaaaaacagttgtcgtgagtggaaactaacaattcacccctttgagaccgagttaggttactggggaaatgaatgttatgtttctcttgattccaagaagtatcctttgagaccttgtgtaatttaaggaaaatgagccaagtgtgtggcaagtaagtgtctatcaccgggaacattatgaactcaattgtatgacgacttaactagaaCAGAAAATGGAAACTTGAAGAGATTGAGCTACCTACTGCACCGAGCATAGAGGACTTATGTTtagccatacttaggttactccatagTCATGTTTATcagtgaaactagttgatagattTAGGCGAGTACACtaaggattatgaaacactgtaGGATTTCATGAGCATagtttgtagcattttgcttgaggacaagcaaagattcaagtctgggggtgtgatgtgcgtaaatattatgatcttttacgcatgttttagcacacattcacttgacttatgcacataaattcttcacatgatcgcatcttttatcttgtattcatcatatctattgttttgttcagatatcttctctttgtttggttttatgttgacagggaAGATTTTCGGAGCTTGAACAGAGAACATTGATGCACTGGAACCAACCAGACGACAcaaccgtgcaaccctgcacaaccgtgtggccaaacaggagaggaagagtacacgaccgtgcaaccctgcacggtcgtgcgaccAAAACAATAGCCAGtcagcacacgaccgtgcaaccctacaCGACCGTGCCACCCTAGGCAGAGAAGAagacttgcacggtcgtgcacccctgcacggtcgtgccccaggAGACAGAGCCCAGGAGCTACACGGTCGTgcgaccctgcacgaccgtgcaaccacGCACAGAACCGGAGAAGGGCACGGTCATGCCACCCTTACACGGCTGTGCCACCGTGGCCAAACCCTAaggctatataagggttttaacctTTTTTACTAAGGGGGAGGCGAGCCGTCAGGGAGAAAAATATTTTGGAGCAATTCTACGCCGCCTTGGACCACCGTTTAGCGAACTTCcaccaccacatcgactccagaagcagaGAGTTGGATCCGAAGGCCACTCTTCGACATCTGataagcatattccttcttacttGCAGAGAATTATATGTTTGTCTATACTATATTTTCGGATATCTCTCtagcattcatggagtagatcccttgttctgggattagggagtagtcgtgGTACGAATTGATATAAAACTCGTATTGTGTTTATACTTGTTGGATGAACTTTCATACTTTGTTTCAATTGTTAATTGCTTACTTTTGATTGTGAAGAACTTGTCAGCCTCGTAGAGGATtacctctagatcgtatacccgaggggccctagtgacaggagcaacccgttcatggacatctaggATAGCTCCTTGAGAGGAAGGAAGATTCTCCCCAAGGGAGTGAGAGACCAggcttagctttactcactattCTTGATTTACTAGTTAGAGTCATGTcctcaagatttgccgaggtgccctagtgacaggggtaaaccgtgaCAGGACTTCTTTGGGCATTACCCTATTCTGGCGCTTAAGAATACCCGCTTAGCTTTCGACAATAGCATGAATAAGGACATCGAGAGTAAGATAAACCgagacacatcaatactaccaTGACGAAACTGACCCCCTAGAACTCCTCATCACCAAGTGAATATTTCGACCTTGCGACTCTTGACTCTCTCCCTCGACCTTTCTTTTTCCTCAGCCTGTTCAAGACCATTGGTAGTCTAGCCAACCATAAGTGAatgattgctagtgcttatagccagtccctatgggatcgatatttttattactgacgacgaatccgtgtacTTGCGAAAGCATAAcaatgagtttataagaaaaagatatcttcattggcatgaggccttttgggtagagctcaagagcaaaactatgagggcttaggcccaaagtggacaatatcataccattgtggagatatctaaattctttttaatCCTTCACTCACTATCCTTTGCTTCTCCTTTGACTTTtaggttagcagatagaggatgTGTGTCGCTCAGAGGTCCGGCTACCAGCCCCACTCGAGTTGGATTTATGTTGAGTTGCTTCGTTTTATTGTTTCTGTTGCTTATAGTTATAGTTCTttctattttatatttttgagtgtttcatatgtacatgcatacatacacgcaTTGCCATTTGTGACTTGGTGTTATTATATTATATCAGTATTTTATGTTGGCTTGAATTGGATGTGATATTGATTATTTTATGAATTGTCACTAGGGGGTACTGTCCGGTTTGgcggacaagtataccctcggtGCATGATAATTTTGGGTTCGAGTTTAAATGCTAGGTTTTGGGTTTTGGGGATTTTGATCTCATTTTgatttacaattttttttcatgtttggGACAAGGCAAGCCAAAGGACATCTCTGAGCTATATGAAGTAAGGTATAACTATGATGATTATCTTACCTTGTGTGTTCACTACTTGGTGTAGGTTATTGTTAGAAAAGTTGAATGCCATATAAATTGAGGTATGGTTAGTTAGACTATCTCCCTTTGGTGGGATTGTGCAACTATTTTTATTCCTATCTATTAGATACTCACTGAATTGGTTTAGCATGACAACACTTAGTGACTCAACGCCATTCACAATCATGGTCGGGGATGACCATGGATGCGACTAGTTGACATTTAGGACCCCAACATGATGCTGAGGATGTAAATTCTTTTGTGACACAAACTAAGACCAAGTTGGAAGGCAAGGGTCGGACCTTTCAACAATCTATTGGAGATCAAGGAGCACAGTCTCAAGAAATACCAACAGCCATACCATTTTTGCCATTATCATTTGGGTAATGGACAAGGAGTGTATACTTATATTGTCTCAGGTAGTTGAGGATTGATGTATCCTGTTCCATGGGGATTTTGACCATGAACCCGTCATACATGTTTAGATAACCTCAAAGCTACATTTGAGTATATGACCCATAATAATATAGAGATGGTGAAACTAGTGGTTTATTACGTACGAGACCAGGCCACCGCGTGGCGGGAGATAGTAGAAGATAACCTTCAAGGAGCAAAACGTCATCTAGGGGATGATTCTGAAAAGCTTTTTCAGAGAGTTTCTCTATGTTTATAGTTCATCTTCAGGAGTTTATGAATTCTAAGTTGTATGATAATAGTGTAAAGGATTTCAAGGTGATGGTTAGTCAACTCGTCTAACACCGCCCCCACcaagtagctcaagaccttgGTGTACATACCCATTCATGTAAGGTCTCGAAGTCTATATTTAGATCAGAATGTTTGACCATTTTATCAACCCTAGTAGGAGAACATTTATGGTAAGATTACGAGAGTTGTAGTGATAATCAT
This region of Zingiber officinale cultivar Zhangliang chromosome 9A, Zo_v1.1, whole genome shotgun sequence genomic DNA includes:
- the LOC122019177 gene encoding uncharacterized protein LOC122019177, which gives rise to MELDSEKEPTLLMANQTQNKDGEEGTKKVREAFHTTPQNQMNLFPQKLIASQKDEEFHQFLKKVKEICVEVPLLDALHQMPKFTKFLKGILSNRRQKGNFETISLPEGCSALFMANSPPKLQDPGSFSIPCKISSELIPRAFCDLGASVSLLLYSLCKKLGLQSIKLTTMTLQLADHSCRYPMGIVEDVPVEVGVCVIPTDFIIMDMKEDPKIPIILGRPFLATAGTLIDVKNHKLSLEIGKERIEFDLSNPSNCVSFS